The Candidatus Neomarinimicrobiota bacterium sequence CCTCTATTTTCGCAAAACAACGCCATCTGAGCAAGTCCATACCAATCGATATACCCAAATCAAACTTTCCTGCGAAAGTCACCTAAAATTGCTAAAAACAAAAAACCCGCCAATAATGACGGGTTTCTCAACGATCTGAGGCTGCCCTTTTGGGACAGCCTCTTTGTCGTGCAAGCATATATTTTATTGAAACTGGATATTGTAACCTTTGCTGGCCCAGGCCATAATTCCCATTCGCATATTCATCACATTCTTGTACCCCTGATCCAGGAGAATTTTAGAAGCTGTAGTACTGCGATTACCTGTTGCACAATAGATCAAAATGGGTTGATTCTGATATTGTTCTAATTCACCAGCTCTTGCTTGAAGATCCTGCAATGGGATCAGTACTGCTCCCTTGATATACCCTCTGCTAAATTCGTTCTTGGTACGCACATCCAGAAGCAGAGGTGGATTCTTTAACAACATCTTCCAGGCTTCCTCAGCACTCAGTTCAGTATAATTGGATTGACGCAATTCTACTACGTCGATGGTACCCACCTTGTCACCGATTGTAAAAGCGTAAGTCCCAGGTGTTTTCATTTTGAAAAAGGGCTGTTCAAGTGTGTTATCTTTCAACACTGCACTCACACCCAATTGTGGGATATTTAGTGGATATTCTACCTGAGATTGCCCTTGATCGTCAACATAGAACTTTACATAATCGCCACGATACACAACCAGTCTGGTTGTATCAGCCTTCATACTTATGGGAAGGTGGCGATAACCACCCTGAATTTTTCCTGAAACATCTACCGGTGTACTATCTTTCGCACCGAATTTGTCACATCCTGCAACCATGAATATTCCAATCATCAATAAAATGCCAGTAATTTTGTATTTCATGTTTCCTCCTGTAGCTATAGACGCCATATATATGCAATGGTGACAATATAAATACCAAGTTTAATTTTTATGTGGCGACTATTTACTTCTGTATTGATTTCACAGGCCTTTTCATCCCTCCAAGAGCACCTGCCTAATTCTCAGTGTGGTGTTCGTAGGAGATTAATCAGAAGTATTTAGGTCCGGGATAGAACTTTTTTGAGCCACATCTGGATGTGTTCAAGCTCTGGCTGGGAAATTTCATGACCCATGGGATATTCATGGTGTTCCAGCTCTGCAATAGGGCTCCAAAATGACACAATCTGACGACCATACTCAATGGGAATGACATTGTCATGAGTACCATGGCCAGCAAAAATAGGTAAATTTGTAAATCTTGATGTATCGCCAGAAAGCTCAGCCATATCTTCTGGCAATCGGCCACTCATGATTAGCAGGGCACGTAGACGTTCTGGAATCTGCAGGGTAATCAGATTTGAAATAGTCGCACCCTGGCTAAATCCAGCTAGAATTATCTGTTTATTGGCGATAATCGCAGTCTCTTGCAAGTGTGCAATTATCTCAATCACACCCTGCGTACTAACTTTCGCCTGATCAATGTTAAATTTCAGACTGCCATCAGAGAGCATATCAATATCAAACCATGAAGCGCCACCATATGGGGTTAGCCCACTTCCTCTGATGCTAAGCACTTGGATATCAGGATCAAAGTATGAAGCCAGACCCATGAGGTCGTACTCGTCTGCACCATATCCATGCAAAAGCACCAGTGTGGCACGAGCCTGCTTTAAATCCCGGGCAGGTCGATGTAAAACACTCCTGCCTTTGATGCTTAATTGTTCAATACTATTCATAAACGGACAATTATTTCAATGATGTATTGGTTTGAACCAGGCGGGGATATGACTCCCCGCCTGGTAATTAGCTCTCTACTCTTTATCCATAAAAGGATATGGAAATTCAGTGGGTGGTAAGAAATTTTCTTTTATGGTTCGTTGGGATATCCATCGGATCAAATTAAAGATTGAGCCCGCTTTATCGTTGGTTCCAGATGCCCGACTTCCACCAAAAGGCTGCTGTCCAACCACGGCGCCAGTGGGCTTGTCATTGATATAGAAATTACCAGCACTGTGACGCAATTTCTCAAGGGCCAGTTGCACAGCATCTCTATCCTTTGCCAAAACAGCTCCAGTAAGCGCATAGGGGCTTGTACCATCAACAACATCAAGGATATCTTCCCAGGTCTCATCGTAGACATAGATGGTAACCACAGGGCCAAAGATTTCCTCCTCCATCGTCTTGAAATGGGGATCAGTAGTTACAATGGTGGTCGGTTCAATAAAATATCCCTTAGAATCATCATAGGTACCACCGGTAATGATTTCTGCATCTTTATGTGAGCTTGCATAATCAATATATGCAGTGATATCAGCAAATGCTCCCCTGTCGATGACAGCATTCATGAAATTCCCAAAATCTTCCACGTCACCAACTTTAATTTTGGCAACTTCTGCAACATAACTTTCTTTGAATTCGGCCCACATGGAACGTGGGATGTAAACCCGTGAAGCTGCAGAACATTTCTGTCCCTGATATTCAAAGGATCCTCGAATCACTGCAGTTCTCAATACGTCTATTTCGGTGGATTCATGGGCAACGATAAAATCTTTGCCACCGGTCTCCCCTACAATGCGAGGATAGGTTTTATACTTTGCAATGTTATTTCCGATTGTTTTCCACATATTCTGGAAAACAGCCGTGGAACCAGTAAAATGAATACCAGCGAGATGTTCGCTCTCAATGACCTGGGGACCCACAACGGAGCCTTTTCCAGGGATGAAATTTATCACGCCATCTGGCAATCCGGCTTCCTCAAACATTTTCATCAGAAAATAGCCTGAGTATACAGCAGATGATGCGGGTTTCCAGAGTGTCACATTTCCCATTAAGGCTGGAGCAGTTGGCAAATTGCCAGCAATTGAAGTAAAATTAAAAGGTGTAACGGCAAATACAAATCCCTCAAGTGGACGATGCTCGACCTGATTCCATATTCCTTCTGGAGAAATGCCAGGTTGTTGGGCATAAATTTCCTGTAAATATTCCGCATTGAAATTAAAGAAGTCAATCAACTCACAGGCAGAATCGATTTCTGCCTGGAAAGCATTCTTGCTTTGTCCAAGCATAGTGGCAGCATTAAGAATGTTCCTGTAGGGACCAGCCAATAGGACAGCCATTTTCTTAAAGATGGCTACGCGTGATTCCCAGGGCATGACAGACCATGTTTTCCATGCCTCCTGTGAGGCTTCTATAGCTTGAGCAATCTCTTTACTTCCAGCCATGTGATATTTTGCCAGCACATGCTTGTGGTTGTGGGGCATAACATTGGTTGAGGTTTCACCTGTGAATATCTCTTTACCACCAATTATGACAGGGATTTCCACAACTTCTGACTTCATTTTATTTAGTATGCTTAATAATTCTGCCTTTTCCTGTGATCCAGGCTTGTACTCTAATATTGGCTCGTTCACTGCCTTTGGGACTCGGACTATTTTATCAGCCATATTTTACTCCTCACTCCATCACGCATTAAATTGTTACCAAAATATACTTCCATATTTTGATTTGATATCCCCAATGCAAAATCCAATCCAATCGGTACTGAAGGGATATCAGTCTTCTTCCATCAGGTAAATTTTGTAGTAAAAATCCAAATCTGCTGGATCAGCGA is a genomic window containing:
- a CDS encoding rhodanese-like domain-containing protein translates to MKYKITGILLMIGIFMVAGCDKFGAKDSTPVDVSGKIQGGYRHLPISMKADTTRLVVYRGDYVKFYVDDQGQSQVEYPLNIPQLGVSAVLKDNTLEQPFFKMKTPGTYAFTIGDKVGTIDVVELRQSNYTELSAEEAWKMLLKNPPLLLDVRTKNEFSRGYIKGAVLIPLQDLQARAGELEQYQNQPILIYCATGNRSTTASKILLDQGYKNVMNMRMGIMAWASKGYNIQFQ
- the pruA gene encoding L-glutamate gamma-semialdehyde dehydrogenase gives rise to the protein MADKIVRVPKAVNEPILEYKPGSQEKAELLSILNKMKSEVVEIPVIIGGKEIFTGETSTNVMPHNHKHVLAKYHMAGSKEIAQAIEASQEAWKTWSVMPWESRVAIFKKMAVLLAGPYRNILNAATMLGQSKNAFQAEIDSACELIDFFNFNAEYLQEIYAQQPGISPEGIWNQVEHRPLEGFVFAVTPFNFTSIAGNLPTAPALMGNVTLWKPASSAVYSGYFLMKMFEEAGLPDGVINFIPGKGSVVGPQVIESEHLAGIHFTGSTAVFQNMWKTIGNNIAKYKTYPRIVGETGGKDFIVAHESTEIDVLRTAVIRGSFEYQGQKCSAASRVYIPRSMWAEFKESYVAEVAKIKVGDVEDFGNFMNAVIDRGAFADITAYIDYASSHKDAEIITGGTYDDSKGYFIEPTTIVTTDPHFKTMEEEIFGPVVTIYVYDETWEDILDVVDGTSPYALTGAVLAKDRDAVQLALEKLRHSAGNFYINDKPTGAVVGQQPFGGSRASGTNDKAGSIFNLIRWISQRTIKENFLPPTEFPYPFMDKE